A stretch of the Massilia sp. W12 genome encodes the following:
- a CDS encoding DUF1566 domain-containing protein, which translates to MKAPQLPSLSALLCALCLSACAPDMPPPAYPAQRFVLLRADGQPATPGQGAWQCVWDKQSGLLWEVKDVNEGLRSALSSYSWYDGKQGRAKGGSCAKDEPGMPFVGYVPCDTSELQAALRAQNFCGARDWRLPNVAEWRSLLLQHGYGGETRLPFPLFPGNVWGPYWTSEQGEIQGQHIAQTMHIGTGEVQPLRSASVAYVMLVAGKKE; encoded by the coding sequence ATGAAAGCGCCCCAGCTGCCATCCCTCAGCGCCTTGCTGTGCGCGCTTTGCCTGAGCGCCTGCGCGCCGGACATGCCGCCGCCGGCCTATCCGGCGCAACGTTTTGTGCTGCTGCGCGCCGACGGCCAGCCGGCTACGCCGGGACAGGGCGCCTGGCAATGCGTGTGGGATAAACAAAGCGGTTTGTTGTGGGAAGTGAAAGATGTGAATGAAGGGCTGCGTTCTGCGCTCTCATCGTATTCCTGGTATGACGGCAAACAGGGACGGGCCAAAGGCGGCTCCTGCGCCAAAGACGAACCCGGAATGCCCTTTGTCGGCTATGTCCCTTGCGATACAAGCGAATTGCAAGCCGCCTTACGCGCGCAAAACTTTTGCGGCGCGCGCGACTGGCGCCTGCCCAACGTGGCCGAATGGCGCAGCCTCTTGCTGCAACACGGCTACGGCGGCGAAACCCGGCTGCCATTCCCGCTCTTTCCCGGCAATGTGTGGGGGCCGTATTGGACTTCCGAGCAGGGCGAAATCCAGGGCCAGCATATTGCGCAAACCATGCATATCGGCACCGGCGAAGTGCAGCCGCTGCGCAGCGCCTCGGTGGCGTATGTGATGTTGGTGGCGGGGAAAAAAGAATAA
- a CDS encoding zeta toxin family protein, with product MAQIPQLHMFAGPNGSGKSCLKAYLLRANLGVYVNPDEIEKSLKAQGGLHFADFKISADTQALNDFFKQSTLLGAERAQTIIANLQCNDNYLSCGGLAIDSYIASVLSDFLRHCLLAQGITFSFETVMSSPDKVKFLEKAQQAGFHTTLYFVATADVEINVARVANRVKLGGHPVPEDKIRERYQRSLGLLLPALRHCDEAYIFDNSGTDKILLVDFADGELIARTDQFPVWFVEAVWCKLNPFPDQAKSD from the coding sequence ATGGCGCAAATACCGCAATTGCACATGTTCGCCGGGCCAAACGGCTCCGGCAAAAGCTGTCTCAAAGCGTACCTGTTGCGAGCAAATCTTGGCGTATATGTCAACCCCGATGAAATCGAAAAAAGCTTGAAAGCCCAGGGAGGCTTGCATTTTGCTGACTTCAAAATAAGCGCAGATACCCAGGCATTGAACGATTTTTTCAAGCAATCCACCTTGTTGGGAGCGGAAAGAGCGCAAACCATCATTGCCAACTTGCAGTGTAATGACAATTATCTGAGTTGTGGCGGCTTGGCGATTGATTCTTATATCGCCTCGGTGCTGTCTGACTTTTTACGCCATTGCTTGCTGGCTCAAGGCATTACCTTCAGTTTTGAAACGGTGATGTCCAGCCCGGATAAGGTGAAATTTCTGGAGAAGGCGCAGCAAGCTGGATTTCACACCACCCTGTATTTTGTCGCCACGGCTGATGTGGAAATCAATGTGGCCCGCGTGGCCAACCGTGTCAAACTGGGTGGCCACCCTGTGCCGGAAGATAAAATCCGCGAACGCTATCAGCGCAGCCTGGGTTTGCTGCTGCCAGCGCTGCGGCATTGCGATGAGGCCTATATTTTTGATAATTCCGGCACAGATAAAATTCTGCTGGTTGATTTTGCCGATGGCGAATTGATTGCGCGCACTGATCAATTCCCGGTCTGGTTTGTTGAGGCGGTGTGGTGCAAACTCAATCCTTTTCCGGATCAGGCAAAATCAGATTAA
- a CDS encoding trimeric intracellular cation channel family protein, which yields MALSHLSLSTVLHVAEVAGILAFAVSGFVEARNKEMDWVGVFTVAFITAFGGGALRDILLDRRPLFWVEHQEYPIMIFVLTLLAFPLRRRILPVAAEKTIIVADALGLGLFSVNGASLALEMGMPMFVSAMMGVITGIFGGVLRDVLCNQIPMVFRRGQLYATCSFAGCWVFLLLNWLQAGQSAALAAGVASTFIMRILAVRFNLILPDPEKD from the coding sequence ATGGCGCTTTCACACCTGAGCTTAAGCACGGTTTTGCACGTTGCGGAAGTGGCTGGCATTTTGGCGTTTGCCGTCTCCGGCTTTGTCGAAGCGCGCAACAAGGAGATGGATTGGGTTGGGGTGTTTACGGTCGCCTTCATCACCGCATTTGGCGGCGGCGCCTTGCGCGATATTTTGCTCGACCGCCGCCCGCTGTTTTGGGTGGAGCACCAGGAATACCCGATCATGATTTTTGTTCTGACGCTGCTGGCCTTCCCTTTGCGCCGGCGCATTCTGCCGGTTGCGGCGGAAAAAACCATTATTGTGGCTGATGCGCTCGGCCTGGGTTTGTTCAGCGTGAATGGCGCTTCATTGGCGCTTGAAATGGGGATGCCGATGTTTGTCTCGGCCATGATGGGCGTGATCACCGGCATTTTCGGCGGCGTGCTGCGCGATGTGCTGTGCAACCAGATTCCCATGGTGTTCCGGCGCGGACAGCTTTACGCCACTTGCAGCTTTGCCGGTTGCTGGGTGTTTTTATTATTGAATTGGCTGCAAGCCGGGCAATCTGCCGCGCTGGCGGCAGGCGTGGCCAGCACCTTTATCATGCGCATTTTGGCGGTGCGCTTTAATCTGATTTTGCCTGATCCGGAAAAGGATTGA
- a CDS encoding ethylbenzene dehydrogenase-related protein, with protein MSDAAGWRVSWRRACLTAAHWWAALALLLCAWSGMLSARDQLPALRPLLAWWPGMDAPLFWHVLAAAALLPLALAWLFWRARHAGPVHAAFSLLRWAMSGLAATGLLLWSGAADGALWRLAHLGGALVLLAGVAWHSCNQLGAAGRWRRLQAIWLALPARLWQSAGAILLCAGVALVGLHGWQGARSVRVPYVQQEIIIDGQPDEAAWQRAASVEIETWYGAPQRQRVPLQIKLLHDGYSLFMQISWPDATRSRNHLPLRKTAHGWQMLQDGWTQNDELTYYEDKLAVMLGTGRWDALRSVFLHNGADGKMRGGHHGPDGRLLDLWHWKSVRNHGFANLDDAYFGSLLPHLPGSRRYAWGYASDPISAGGFKENFRGHGMRGALQPLRLPRDPAALAQFQQMTGGAADAVFALDWHDSQPWHASLDHYPLGTLLPSVVQVHANEGDRADVRAAGAWRDGRWTLETVRALNTGSNYDVALQDGVNLWFAVFDHTQTRHAWHLRPLRLEFAAVEKK; from the coding sequence ATGAGTGATGCGGCAGGATGGCGCGTCAGTTGGCGGCGCGCCTGTCTAACGGCGGCGCATTGGTGGGCCGCGCTGGCATTGTTATTGTGCGCCTGGAGCGGCATGCTCTCGGCGCGCGACCAACTGCCGGCCTTGCGTCCCTTGCTGGCCTGGTGGCCGGGCATGGATGCGCCCCTGTTTTGGCATGTGCTGGCGGCGGCGGCTTTGCTGCCGCTGGCGCTGGCCTGGCTGTTTTGGCGCGCGCGCCATGCCGGCCCGGTGCATGCCGCCTTCAGCCTCTTGCGCTGGGCCATGAGCGGCTTGGCGGCGACTGGCCTCTTGCTGTGGAGCGGCGCAGCAGATGGCGCGCTCTGGCGTCTGGCGCATCTGGGCGGCGCGCTGGTGTTGCTGGCCGGTGTGGCTTGGCACAGCTGCAATCAACTTGGCGCCGCCGGGCGCTGGCGGCGTCTGCAAGCGATCTGGCTGGCCCTGCCGGCGCGCCTGTGGCAAAGCGCGGGCGCAATCCTGTTGTGCGCCGGCGTGGCGCTGGTGGGCCTGCATGGGTGGCAGGGCGCGCGCAGCGTGCGCGTGCCTTATGTGCAGCAGGAAATCATCATTGATGGCCAGCCGGATGAGGCAGCCTGGCAGCGCGCGGCCTCAGTCGAAATCGAAACCTGGTATGGCGCCCCGCAGCGCCAGCGTGTGCCGCTGCAAATCAAACTTTTGCACGACGGCTATTCCCTTTTCATGCAAATCTCCTGGCCGGACGCCACGCGCAGCCGCAATCATTTACCGCTGCGCAAAACGGCGCACGGCTGGCAGATGCTGCAAGACGGCTGGACGCAAAATGATGAGCTGACTTACTACGAAGACAAGCTGGCGGTGATGCTGGGGACGGGCCGTTGGGACGCCCTGCGCAGCGTGTTTTTGCACAATGGCGCGGATGGCAAGATGCGCGGCGGCCATCATGGCCCGGATGGGCGCCTGCTCGATCTCTGGCATTGGAAATCGGTGCGCAATCATGGTTTTGCGAATCTGGATGATGCTTACTTCGGCTCCTTGCTGCCGCATTTGCCCGGCAGCCGGCGTTATGCCTGGGGTTATGCGTCTGACCCGATCAGCGCGGGCGGCTTTAAAGAAAACTTCCGTGGCCACGGCATGCGCGGCGCGCTGCAGCCCCTGCGCCTGCCGCGCGATCCGGCGGCGCTGGCGCAATTTCAGCAGATGACAGGAGGTGCGGCGGATGCGGTGTTCGCGCTGGATTGGCACGACAGCCAACCCTGGCATGCCAGTCTGGATCACTATCCCCTGGGCACGCTTTTGCCCTCGGTGGTGCAAGTGCATGCAAACGAGGGCGACCGCGCCGACGTGCGCGCCGCCGGCGCCTGGCGCGATGGACGCTGGACACTGGAAACCGTGCGCGCCTTAAACACCGGCAGCAATTACGATGTGGCGCTGCAAGATGGCGTCAATCTGTGGTTTGCCGTATTTGACCATACGCAAACGCGGCATGCCTGGCATCTGCGCCCGCTGCGTCTGGAATTCGCCGCCGTGGAGAAAAAATGA